A portion of the Ricinus communis isolate WT05 ecotype wild-type chromosome 10, ASM1957865v1, whole genome shotgun sequence genome contains these proteins:
- the LOC8277504 gene encoding protein RDM16 isoform X1, producing MDRSSSKRSRDDRDHREREREHKHRSRDKDGEPDSHRHHHHHHHNHRSDREHHKSRREERESSRERELSKSERSYEPREQREREKSREREVRREIKEEEENEEVSRRKRKERDGEDNDNKEAVSVVNESEKRARVSLSEQQEHKRERRRFGDKAKPQEEDDNYDIRIKEEVEQVNDNLASAGGGGDGTTAIGGIGTQNGPAQASFTKTSIMAENSMAYVYPLPTKVSSISNTNENKGVSVTRSHEVPGKSSTDGTSSAAGKSGTLPLDALAKAKKALQMQKELAEKLKKIPQLSKGANSSSDNKAPAVMKPQSYGIGVTQGSAPSKPVASVAVGALPSSSPANGVASVPGLASLPNIEAVKRAQELAAKIGFRQDPEFPPLINLFPGQVPAEVSVPQKPTKAPVLRIDALGREIDEHGNIVNLTKPSNLSTLKVNINKQKKDAFQLLKPELDVDPESNPHFDPRMGINKTKLLRPKRMTFQFVEEGKWSKDAEIIKIKNQFGEESAKDKKARQALHAKANVAPDINPNLIEVSERVIIKEKPKEPIPEIEWWDAPLLSGGTYNEIDDCNISDKLKMEKITIYIEHPRPIEPPAEPAPPPPQPLKLTKKEQKKLRTQRRLAREKDRQEMIRQGLIEPPKPKVKMSNLMKVLGSEATQDPTRLEKEIRTAAAEREQAHIDRNIARKLTPTERREKKERKLFDDPNSVETIVSVYKINDLSHKKTRFKVDVNAHENRLTGCAVISEGMNVVVVEGGSKSIKRYGKLMLRRINWAEAVEEEEEEDDDIEEKPVNKCVLVWQGSVAKLSFNKFSVHECVTEAAARKVFADAGVAHYWDLSVNFSDD from the exons ATGGATCGATCCTCCTCTAAACGCTCTCGCGACGACCGTGACCACCGTGAGCGTGAGCGTGAGCACAAACACAGGTCCAGAGATAAAGACGGAGAGCCCGATTCTCATcgtcaccaccaccaccaccaccacaacCACAGATCGGACCGTGAGCACCACAAGTCGAGGCGtgaggagagagagagctcTCGCGAGCGTGAATTATCGAAGAGCGAACGTTCTTATGAACCAAGAGAACAGCGAGAGAGGGAGAAGTCACGTGAGAGAGAAGTGAGGAGAGAGATtaaggaggaggaggagaatGAAGAAGTTTCTAGAAGGAAGAGAAAGGAGAGAGATGGTGAAGATAATGATAATAAGGAGGCTGTTTCTGTTGTTAATGAGAGTGAAAAAAGGGCTAGGGTTTCATTGTCCGAACAACAAGAACATAAGAGAGAGAGGAGGAGATTTGGTGATAAAGCAAAACcacaagaagaagatgataattatgatattaggattaaagaagaagtagaaCAAGTTAATGATAATTTGGCATCtgctggtggtggtggtgatggCACTACTGCTATTGGTGGCATTGGAACTCAGAAT GGTCCTGCCCAGGCATCATTCACTAAGACAAGCATTATGGCTGAGAACTCTATGGCCTATGTTTATCCTCTTCCTACCAAGGTATCTTCAATTTCAAAcacaaatgaaaataagggaGTTAGTGTTACCAGATCTCATGAGGTTCCTGGAAAATCTAGTACAGATGGGACATCGTCAGCTGCTGGGAAAAGTGGAACTCTACCCCTTGATGCTTTAGCAAAAGCTAAAAAAGCTTTACAAATGCAGAAGGAACTTGCAGAGAAATTGAAGAAGATTCCACAA TTGAGCAAGGGTGCTAACTCAAGTTCAGATAATAAAGCTCCAGCTGTAATGAAACCGCAGTCTTATGGTATTGGAGTTACACAGGGGTCAGCTCCATCAAAACCGGTTGCTAGTGTTGCAGTAGGGGCGTTGCCAAGTTCATCACCTGCAAATGGCGTGGCTTCTGTTCCTGGACTTGCTAGTTTACCCAATATTGAAGCTGTTAAGCGTGCTCAGGAGCTTGCTGCTAAAATTGGGTTCCGTCAGGACCCTGAGTTTCCTCCTCTTATAAACTTGTTCCCTGGACAGGTGCCAGCAGAAGTTTCTGTGCCACAGAAGCCTACAAAGGCCCCTGTTCTTCGTATAGATGCACTTGGCCGAGAAATAGATGAACATGGAAATATAGTGAATCTGACTAAGCCAAGCAACCTTAGCACACTGAAG GTGAATATCAACAAGCAGAAAAAGGATGCTTTTCAGCTTCTTAAACCTGAATTAGATGTTGATCCTGAGTCAAATCCTCACTTCGATCCAAGAATGGGTATAAATAAGACTAAGCTTTTGAGGCCCAAACGGATGACTTTCCAGTTTGTAGAGGAAGGAAAATGGTCAAAGGATgctgaaataataaaaattaag AACCAATTTGGAGAAGAAAGTGCAAAAGATAAGAAGGCAAGACAAGCATTACATGCAAAGGCAAACGTAGCTCCTGATATAAATCCCAATCTGATAGAGGTATCAGAGAGAGTTATAATCAAAGAAAAGCCCAAGGAACCGATTCCTGAAATTGAGTGGTG GGATGCACCACTTCTGTCTGGTGGTACATATAATGAAATTGATGACTGCAATATAAGTGATAAGCTGAAGATGGAGAAGATCACAATCTATATAGAACACCCACGTCCCATTGAACCCCCTGCTGAGCCAGCTCCACCACCACCTCAGCCTCTGAAGCTAACAAAGAAGGAGCAGAAGAAGCTTCGTACACAGCGTCGTTTAGCCCGAGAAAAAGATAGGCAGGAGATGATTAGGCAAGGCTTGATTGAACCCCCAAAacctaaagttaaaatgagcAATTTAATGAAAGTTCTTGGCTCTGAAGCTACACAAGATCCTACAAGACTTGAGAAAGAAATTCGTACTGCAGCTGCTGAGCGTGAACAAGCTCATATTGACAGGAATATTGCACGCAAACTCACTCCTACTGAACGCCGTGAGAAGAAGGAGAGGAAGCTATTTGATGATCCAAATTCTGTAGAAACTATTGTCTCTGTCTACAAGATCAATGACCTTTCACACAAGAAGACCCGTTTCAAAGTGGATGTTAATGCTCATGAAAACCGCTTGACCGGCTGTGCTGTAATTTCTGAAGGAATGAATGTTGTGGTTGTCGAAGGAGGAAGTAAATCCATTAAGAGGTATGGGAAGCTAATGCTTAGGCGCATAAACTGGGCTGAGGCtgtggaagaagaagaagaagaagatgatgacaTTGAGGAAAAGCCTGTGAACAAATGTGTCTTGGTCTGGCAAGGAAGTGTTGCCAAATTGAGCTTCAATAAGTTTTCTGTACATGAGTGTGTGACTGAAGCTGCAGCCCGGAAAGTGTTTGCTGATGCCGGTGTTGCTCACTATTGGGATCTTTCTGTCAACTTCTCTGATGATTGA
- the LOC8277504 gene encoding protein RDM16 isoform X3, whose translation MFILFLPSTDGTSSAAGKSGTLPLDALAKAKKALQMQKELAEKLKKIPQLSKGANSSSDNKAPAVMKPQSYGIGVTQGSAPSKPVASVAVGALPSSSPANGVASVPGLASLPNIEAVKRAQELAAKIGFRQDPEFPPLINLFPGQVPAEVSVPQKPTKAPVLRIDALGREIDEHGNIVNLTKPSNLSTLKVNINKQKKDAFQLLKPELDVDPESNPHFDPRMGINKTKLLRPKRMTFQFVEEGKWSKDAEIIKIKNQFGEESAKDKKARQALHAKANVAPDINPNLIEVSERVIIKEKPKEPIPEIEWWDAPLLSGGTYNEIDDCNISDKLKMEKITIYIEHPRPIEPPAEPAPPPPQPLKLTKKEQKKLRTQRRLAREKDRQEMIRQGLIEPPKPKVKMSNLMKVLGSEATQDPTRLEKEIRTAAAEREQAHIDRNIARKLTPTERREKKERKLFDDPNSVETIVSVYKINDLSHKKTRFKVDVNAHENRLTGCAVISEGMNVVVVEGGSKSIKRYGKLMLRRINWAEAVEEEEEEDDDIEEKPVNKCVLVWQGSVAKLSFNKFSVHECVTEAAARKVFADAGVAHYWDLSVNFSDD comes from the exons ATGTTTATCCTCTTCCTACCAAG TACAGATGGGACATCGTCAGCTGCTGGGAAAAGTGGAACTCTACCCCTTGATGCTTTAGCAAAAGCTAAAAAAGCTTTACAAATGCAGAAGGAACTTGCAGAGAAATTGAAGAAGATTCCACAA TTGAGCAAGGGTGCTAACTCAAGTTCAGATAATAAAGCTCCAGCTGTAATGAAACCGCAGTCTTATGGTATTGGAGTTACACAGGGGTCAGCTCCATCAAAACCGGTTGCTAGTGTTGCAGTAGGGGCGTTGCCAAGTTCATCACCTGCAAATGGCGTGGCTTCTGTTCCTGGACTTGCTAGTTTACCCAATATTGAAGCTGTTAAGCGTGCTCAGGAGCTTGCTGCTAAAATTGGGTTCCGTCAGGACCCTGAGTTTCCTCCTCTTATAAACTTGTTCCCTGGACAGGTGCCAGCAGAAGTTTCTGTGCCACAGAAGCCTACAAAGGCCCCTGTTCTTCGTATAGATGCACTTGGCCGAGAAATAGATGAACATGGAAATATAGTGAATCTGACTAAGCCAAGCAACCTTAGCACACTGAAG GTGAATATCAACAAGCAGAAAAAGGATGCTTTTCAGCTTCTTAAACCTGAATTAGATGTTGATCCTGAGTCAAATCCTCACTTCGATCCAAGAATGGGTATAAATAAGACTAAGCTTTTGAGGCCCAAACGGATGACTTTCCAGTTTGTAGAGGAAGGAAAATGGTCAAAGGATgctgaaataataaaaattaag AACCAATTTGGAGAAGAAAGTGCAAAAGATAAGAAGGCAAGACAAGCATTACATGCAAAGGCAAACGTAGCTCCTGATATAAATCCCAATCTGATAGAGGTATCAGAGAGAGTTATAATCAAAGAAAAGCCCAAGGAACCGATTCCTGAAATTGAGTGGTG GGATGCACCACTTCTGTCTGGTGGTACATATAATGAAATTGATGACTGCAATATAAGTGATAAGCTGAAGATGGAGAAGATCACAATCTATATAGAACACCCACGTCCCATTGAACCCCCTGCTGAGCCAGCTCCACCACCACCTCAGCCTCTGAAGCTAACAAAGAAGGAGCAGAAGAAGCTTCGTACACAGCGTCGTTTAGCCCGAGAAAAAGATAGGCAGGAGATGATTAGGCAAGGCTTGATTGAACCCCCAAAacctaaagttaaaatgagcAATTTAATGAAAGTTCTTGGCTCTGAAGCTACACAAGATCCTACAAGACTTGAGAAAGAAATTCGTACTGCAGCTGCTGAGCGTGAACAAGCTCATATTGACAGGAATATTGCACGCAAACTCACTCCTACTGAACGCCGTGAGAAGAAGGAGAGGAAGCTATTTGATGATCCAAATTCTGTAGAAACTATTGTCTCTGTCTACAAGATCAATGACCTTTCACACAAGAAGACCCGTTTCAAAGTGGATGTTAATGCTCATGAAAACCGCTTGACCGGCTGTGCTGTAATTTCTGAAGGAATGAATGTTGTGGTTGTCGAAGGAGGAAGTAAATCCATTAAGAGGTATGGGAAGCTAATGCTTAGGCGCATAAACTGGGCTGAGGCtgtggaagaagaagaagaagaagatgatgacaTTGAGGAAAAGCCTGTGAACAAATGTGTCTTGGTCTGGCAAGGAAGTGTTGCCAAATTGAGCTTCAATAAGTTTTCTGTACATGAGTGTGTGACTGAAGCTGCAGCCCGGAAAGTGTTTGCTGATGCCGGTGTTGCTCACTATTGGGATCTTTCTGTCAACTTCTCTGATGATTGA
- the LOC8277504 gene encoding protein RDM16 isoform X2, which translates to MQKELAEKLKKIPQLSKGANSSSDNKAPAVMKPQSYGIGVTQGSAPSKPVASVAVGALPSSSPANGVASVPGLASLPNIEAVKRAQELAAKIGFRQDPEFPPLINLFPGQVPAEVSVPQKPTKAPVLRIDALGREIDEHGNIVNLTKPSNLSTLKVNINKQKKDAFQLLKPELDVDPESNPHFDPRMGINKTKLLRPKRMTFQFVEEGKWSKDAEIIKIKNQFGEESAKDKKARQALHAKANVAPDINPNLIEVSERVIIKEKPKEPIPEIEWWDAPLLSGGTYNEIDDCNISDKLKMEKITIYIEHPRPIEPPAEPAPPPPQPLKLTKKEQKKLRTQRRLAREKDRQEMIRQGLIEPPKPKVKMSNLMKVLGSEATQDPTRLEKEIRTAAAEREQAHIDRNIARKLTPTERREKKERKLFDDPNSVETIVSVYKINDLSHKKTRFKVDVNAHENRLTGCAVISEGMNVVVVEGGSKSIKRYGKLMLRRINWAEAVEEEEEEDDDIEEKPVNKCVLVWQGSVAKLSFNKFSVHECVTEAAARKVFADAGVAHYWDLSVNFSDD; encoded by the exons ATGCAGAAGGAACTTGCAGAGAAATTGAAGAAGATTCCACAA TTGAGCAAGGGTGCTAACTCAAGTTCAGATAATAAAGCTCCAGCTGTAATGAAACCGCAGTCTTATGGTATTGGAGTTACACAGGGGTCAGCTCCATCAAAACCGGTTGCTAGTGTTGCAGTAGGGGCGTTGCCAAGTTCATCACCTGCAAATGGCGTGGCTTCTGTTCCTGGACTTGCTAGTTTACCCAATATTGAAGCTGTTAAGCGTGCTCAGGAGCTTGCTGCTAAAATTGGGTTCCGTCAGGACCCTGAGTTTCCTCCTCTTATAAACTTGTTCCCTGGACAGGTGCCAGCAGAAGTTTCTGTGCCACAGAAGCCTACAAAGGCCCCTGTTCTTCGTATAGATGCACTTGGCCGAGAAATAGATGAACATGGAAATATAGTGAATCTGACTAAGCCAAGCAACCTTAGCACACTGAAG GTGAATATCAACAAGCAGAAAAAGGATGCTTTTCAGCTTCTTAAACCTGAATTAGATGTTGATCCTGAGTCAAATCCTCACTTCGATCCAAGAATGGGTATAAATAAGACTAAGCTTTTGAGGCCCAAACGGATGACTTTCCAGTTTGTAGAGGAAGGAAAATGGTCAAAGGATgctgaaataataaaaattaag AACCAATTTGGAGAAGAAAGTGCAAAAGATAAGAAGGCAAGACAAGCATTACATGCAAAGGCAAACGTAGCTCCTGATATAAATCCCAATCTGATAGAGGTATCAGAGAGAGTTATAATCAAAGAAAAGCCCAAGGAACCGATTCCTGAAATTGAGTGGTG GGATGCACCACTTCTGTCTGGTGGTACATATAATGAAATTGATGACTGCAATATAAGTGATAAGCTGAAGATGGAGAAGATCACAATCTATATAGAACACCCACGTCCCATTGAACCCCCTGCTGAGCCAGCTCCACCACCACCTCAGCCTCTGAAGCTAACAAAGAAGGAGCAGAAGAAGCTTCGTACACAGCGTCGTTTAGCCCGAGAAAAAGATAGGCAGGAGATGATTAGGCAAGGCTTGATTGAACCCCCAAAacctaaagttaaaatgagcAATTTAATGAAAGTTCTTGGCTCTGAAGCTACACAAGATCCTACAAGACTTGAGAAAGAAATTCGTACTGCAGCTGCTGAGCGTGAACAAGCTCATATTGACAGGAATATTGCACGCAAACTCACTCCTACTGAACGCCGTGAGAAGAAGGAGAGGAAGCTATTTGATGATCCAAATTCTGTAGAAACTATTGTCTCTGTCTACAAGATCAATGACCTTTCACACAAGAAGACCCGTTTCAAAGTGGATGTTAATGCTCATGAAAACCGCTTGACCGGCTGTGCTGTAATTTCTGAAGGAATGAATGTTGTGGTTGTCGAAGGAGGAAGTAAATCCATTAAGAGGTATGGGAAGCTAATGCTTAGGCGCATAAACTGGGCTGAGGCtgtggaagaagaagaagaagaagatgatgacaTTGAGGAAAAGCCTGTGAACAAATGTGTCTTGGTCTGGCAAGGAAGTGTTGCCAAATTGAGCTTCAATAAGTTTTCTGTACATGAGTGTGTGACTGAAGCTGCAGCCCGGAAAGTGTTTGCTGATGCCGGTGTTGCTCACTATTGGGATCTTTCTGTCAACTTCTCTGATGATTGA
- the LOC8277505 gene encoding polygalacturonase inhibitor, translating to MKTLFHSLLISTLFSLSFSELCNPRDRTVLLQIKQDFGNPYLLASWKSDTDCCKEWYQVKCDRTTHRIISLTIFAGELSGQIPPAVGDLPHLETLMFHKLTNITGPIQPTIAKLKNLKSLELDRLNLTGSIPKFLSQLKNLTFLDLSFNSLSGSIPSSLSLLPNLDALHLDRNRLTGSIPESFGAFQGRAPALYLSHNQISGTIPASLANMDFNFEVDFSRNKLEGDASMLFGPNKTTQFIDLSRNLLEFNLSKVEFSSSLASLDLNHNKIYGSIPEELTQVNLSSFNVSYNRLCGQIPNGGQLQKFDTTTYFHNRCLCGAPLKNCSK from the coding sequence ATGAAGACCCTTTTCCATTCCCTACTCATTTCCACTCTCTTTTCCCTTTCCTTCTCAGAACTATGCAATCCCCGTGACAGAACGGTTCTCCTCCAAATCAAACAAGACTTTGGCAATCCTTACCTTCTTGCTTCATGGAAATCAGACACAGATTGCTGCAAAGAGTGGTACCAAGTAAAGTGTGACAGAACCACCCACCGCATCATTTCCCTCACCATTTTCGCCGGCGAACTTTCCGGCCAAATACCTCCTGCAGTTGGTGATTTACCTCATCTCGAAACCCTTATGTTCCACAAGCTAACAAACATTACAGGCCCTATACAACCCACTATTGCCAAGCTCAAAAACCTCAAGTCACTCGAGCTTGATCGGCTAAATCTTACAGGTTCTATACCTAAATTTCTAAGCCAACTCAAGAATCTTACTTTCTTGGATCTTTCTTTCAATAGTCTCTCTGGATCAATACCAAGTTCACTTTCTTTATTGCCAAATCTTGATGCTCTCCATTTAGATAGAAACAGGCTTACAGGATCAATCCCAGAATCATTTGGTGCATTTCAAGGCAGAGCACCAGCTCTTTACTTGTCTCACAATCAAATTTCAGGTACAATTCCTGCTTCATTAGCCAATATGGATTTCAATTTCGAAGTCGATTTCTCTCGCAATAAACTTGAAGGCGATGCTTCCATGTTGTTTGGACCAAACAAAACTACCCAATTCATAGATCTTTCAAGGAATTTGTTGGAGTTTAATCTATCAAAAGTTGAGTTTTCAAGCAGCTTGGCATCGTTAGATCTGAATCACAACAAGATTTATGGTAGCATTCCTGAGGAGTTAACTCAAGTAAATTTATCATCGTTCAATGTAAGTTACAATAGGCTTTGTGGGCAGATTCCAAATGGTGGTCAGCTGCAGAAGTTCGATACTACGACATATTTCCACAACCGGTGCTTGTGTGGTGCTCCTCTTAAAAACTGCAGCAAGTAG